In Ananas comosus cultivar F153 linkage group 10, ASM154086v1, whole genome shotgun sequence, the sequence aTAAATCAGAACACTGCAATAAGCTCCTTAATTTGTATTGAATTTGtttgaaaagcaaaaaaataatgCATCTGCTTTTGAATGCTAGCTGAAGTGTTAAACAATTAATGGATGATGTGACTAACATCTTAGATAAATAAAAGGGACCCGAAAATTAAAGCTACTAATTCTGCAGCTGTTTTGGTCACATCTATTGCATATAATCTTATTAATCTTTAAAACACAAAGAAATTTATTTGTTCAATGCTAACAGTAAGCAAAAGAATACAAATTGAAAGAGAAAGAATAGGTTTCTTAACAATAGGTTTgtctgtattttaaatcttgcaaAATTATATACACGACATACAATCAAAACAAGCTGCGTAATTAGTAACTTCATTTAAGAAGAGGGGTCTGTTGAACTGTTTAATAAAGTTTAGAAAGTCTAATTGCCACAGAGAAAGTTCAAGAACCTGTTTGCAAGAGAGGTAAAGTTCAGGAGGGCTGACAAAAAGTTCCAACTTGTAACAGATGAATCCAAATGACTCCTGCATCCTTTATGATCAATACTACTAAAAGTTGCAGCATCCCTTTGGTGGAAAAAAGCTGCTCTCTGTTGAAAGGAGAAGTCCCACAACTTTAGGTAGTAGATTGAATGGAGAGACAAAcaacttcattttattttgGATATGAATGTAGATGTTTACCTTACCCGATTACAACAGAAAGATGTCGAGGGGACCATGCACGGCGCACCGACCACTTCGCACGGCTTCTCTATCGAATCTTAGACAGATTTCTTTCATTTTACTTGCAATTATACGTAAAATTTTgtcaagaaaggaaaaaagtgaGATTCTAATATTCTAAATGTTAGTTTGATCGAGAAGAGCATGAAACTGGTACCTCTAATCATAGTTAGGTAAACATTCACTGTTTAGATATTAACAAATTTGTAAAACAAATTTTAAGAGTAAGAGCAAATTATAACCAAAATGAGGAGGAACTTGAACTAGAACAGATACCGATAAAGGCACTTACCTTTGTTCTTCTATTTCAGGTAGGAagttattaaaataaagtaGAACAAATTACAGGTTACAAGATGCTGCATGCTGAATGTTCTACTGCATCAGTATTTATGTTCACCAAAGTAACTTGATTGAGGCAAAAGTTCATCAGAAATAGTTCTGTAACTCACTAATTATATGAATAGTTAAATGCCATTGCTGTACCCAATCATAAACACGGATAACAACATAAAAGATACTATATGCATCTTTTTTTTGGTTACTAATGAATTAAGCTTGTCCTTAAAAGTATACATTACTCCACAGAAACATTGATGTGTTTCTTTCTAAATTTGAGGAACAAATTTTCTAGAGAGAGTGAAAGTGTGACATAACAATAGCATCACCAGAGTGTCATGTTCTAGTAATGTAGTAGCTCACCAATGGGGCTTCTCCAAGTCAATCAACAAAATAAGGGTCTCCTCAGCTTTCTTTCACAGGTTACCTTTCCAAGTATCACTCAATTGAATGCTCaaaagtgtgagagagagaaaaagtaggAGGGGCTCATGAAAACAGAACCATATCCTGTGCAACCAAGAAAGGctgttttagagagagagaaagtgcgGGCAAAAAAAGCTGTGGtaaaggagagaagaagagcaTGCTTTGAAATAATGTTCAATGTTTCAATGATGGCCACTCAATTTTGACTGCTTTGGATCAGTTTTGAAGAGAGGGAGCACATGATGGATTCTTCTTCATATAATTGGAACACTTTTACACAgctactaaataaaaataaagtgacATAACCTTAGATGCAAATCCATTACGGTCCCAGGTTTCGATACCAGTTGCgcgaaaagacaaaaaatatatacagaGCCACACATTTTTAACAAACATAAAAATCCAACAGCTACAGTAAACTTTTAAGTCATAACGTAAAACCCAAATAAAGAgttcttaaaatcaaaatataaacaatttaaTGTGATCCGCAGCGTATAAAAGACTAGCaagcaaaattttatataaccTTCGGACATTTATTTCTTATGCATcagaaaatagatttttttctttttttcaagagAAATGGATAGAGGACTTTTGAACTACTTTGTgtaagtaaaaattttttttaaaaaaaatattttcttttgtctGCCAGCATTTTAGATACTGCTGATCACAACCAATATATTTACATGGGGAATTGGATTATATACCGTCATTGAATCATTTACACAAAAATTCAATACTTTCCACAATCAACAAGAAGTTAGATATAAGCCATAAAATGACAATCAAAACCTTTCATTATGATAAAAACTACATGATCTTTCTCCCAAAAGaatcatttaatttggatttctTATACTTTATGCATCAGCTTTAACCCCCAACACCCAACACCAACCCCcctcaaaacacaaaaagacaaaaaaaaaagaaaaaagaaaaaaaaaactgcacgtATTTAAGAGTCCAATACAATGCTTTGCAACAATTTATCCTCTTGAAGAAACATTGTTGATAATATAATTCTGTATAGAATAAATTGCAACAATTAAGGTCAATTTTCTATTTGATcaatcaatattttattttcatttatactTTTATCATCTAGATAATAATCAACACCACCAAACTCATCTTTTAGTGTACACTATGGCTTTGAACAATAATATCTTATCGATATATTCACCTCTTAACATGTAATGAAATCTAAATATTATACACACCGACAAGAACATTTTCAGGTAAGATTACGATTACTAAACACACCATCAGAATCATTAGACTCATCTGAAAAGCATTATATTAAGCTAAAGCTGAATTGTATGCATTCAATGTACAAAATATCCCCTACAAAAAGTTGTATACAAAAAGAACAACTAATCTAACGAATACTTCTTACTTTCTCACATTATACGCGATCAGCCTGGCTGCATCATTATATACGACATGGGTTAAATGTTGTCACAATTTTGCCACAAACTACCTCGACCAACCTATTCCTGCACCCCGCTAGCCAATCATACAAAAAGATCAAAAGGACTGATCCAAATCGACTGTGGCTCGTTAGTCACAATGCTCAGATGTTTTTTGGGTACATTTAAGGGGTAGGTAAAGTGGAAACTCACTAGTAGAAGTGACCAAGCTGCTCCTCTTTCTTGGTAGTTCAAAAGCCCTCAAAAAAGTCCTTTTCCACGTCTCGGATGTCAGAATCAAAAGCAGTATCAAAATCATCCACCTCTGCAGGGGTCTGAGCCTCATTTTTCTCATCATTAGAACTCATAGGCCTATTTTCTCTATCTTCCCATTCATTGGCCTCCTCTTGTTCTGTCTTCTTAGTGAACTCCTCAAACCAATCCTTGatttaataatatagaaaacAAATTAGAAATTCCATACAAAATATGTGGAAAGTGAATTTTGAACATGAGTGAACAGCATTGTCAGAGCGGAACCTCAACATTTTCCGATATCCCGTCTTGCGATTCCGTCTCCTGATTAGCGGTTGTATCTCTTTGGGGGTTCTCCTCGGGTTGAATTTGCAGCTTTTGAATTAACTCTTCATAATGCGAATGATCTGCACAAAACCGAAAAAACAGCATAATTACTAATCGTTTTGTGAGTGGTAAAGGCTTGGACAAAATAGAACTGAAGTATAGGGAGGTTCAAAATAATAGCGAGCAAAGACAAAAGAGCATAAAATTGACCAAAAATGATAACATtataattaaaaggaaaaaggaCAACATAATGAGAGATGATTTTAAGGCATATATTTTATAAAGCTACAATATACATTTCTTGAAAAGTGGCAAATATAAACTAGTGAGCAGGTTACCAACCAAGAAAAAGGTGGAACTGCTGAAAGTACTAAGGAACTTCTCTAGGTAACTGCTGCATTGATGGAATTTCCatcatcttttcttttatctaaattttattgtatgaaaatgcaactgttatttctaaattttaatagttttacATAATGCATATACAATCTTCCAAATTCAGATATTTAAACATATATTCCTAGAAAAGGCTCAATACATGTGTACCCTTGAAATTGGCTATTATCACCACAAAGACCAAAAACACATACATGCCTGTGCATatttcactatacatatatacccAAAAACGAAAGTTGGCAAGCATAAAGGAAAAACAATAACATCAAGAATATTAAGGTTTTCACCTTTAGAGCGATAAATTAAAGCATCACGGACTTCTAAAGGATGTTTCCGCTCCTCGTTTTTATATTTAGCTTTCAATTCGTGACGTGTACGACCAGGGAATAGCTGTAGTATCATTTCAAAGTCTGTTCCAAACTGCTGAATAGCCTGAAGTGACAAGACAACATTAGGAAGAAATTTCAACATTAAGCTAAGAAGAAAGCTCTCCATTAATATCATGATTTTCACTTGAGCATGGGCATTGtggaatattaatatatttacatattacCCCCTTAGCTCTAAATATTCATCTCTTTGCCTCCTTCATTAGAGTTTCTGGGCCAATTATATCACTTTGCTTATGTGTCATTTCAGTGAAAACGTGGTTTTAATAGTTGAAGGGAGCAATATGAAAAGCACAACATAGTCATGTGTTTTTTGCAATTTAGCTTAAACAGTACTGATAGAATTATAAGATAGAAAGGCCTAACAAATAGAAACTTCCAAAGAAATATACGAACGGTAAAAGAATATACGCGAGAACAATAGTTCCAATTAAAATCATAACTTTCATTTGTTGCGTACTTGGTTACTAATAGGAAAATGTAATATATCGCTATTGTTTATTGCATACTTTGTAAAACATTTCTGTTTCCAATTTTGACCATCTTTTTGACTTCGCTCTATTCATATAAGAGTGGTAATTCAATTTTGTGGAACTTGGCTGAGCGCCGCCATTTTCCTCGTTATCATGATTTTCTTCTTCACCGCCGAAAAAATCAAAGTCATCTGGATTTTTTCTTCTGTAAACACTGCAGCACATTAAAATATGACTGATCAAATGTCAGTAATAATTGACAACAAAAGTACAACAAATCCTTCACAAATCAAAACATACTACAAGGGATAAGGTTGtgttgctaaaatttaaaaacaactTCTATCCGATTGACGTGTTCGGAAAAAAAACTCGCAATATTCTTAAAAGCTTGTTGTTTGCAAACTACTACTAAAAATGTTTTCATGCGGTACCCTAGGTTTGTGCTTTGATTAGAAAGCTATATTTCCAAAAGTTCAtgtgacaaaaaagaaaatgacaaTTCCCTCAAATTAAGGTAAAGAAATTACAGCAAAGAATCACCAAATAATTTCTTCCAATAAAATGAATACTTGAGCTTATTATAACATGTAGAATATAAAGCTTCTGCACTACAAATGTATTAGAATCATAGAGTAAGGCCTTCACTATTTGTTTCTTGTTAAGGTCAATCCATTTATCGCATGTTTGGTTCAAATAGGAATAGAAATCggaataggaataggaatgGGAATGGACCGGAATTGAAAACGAATAATAAAAACTccaatttgtttggttcataaaaGGAATCGGAATTGAATTcatgttcaaattaaaattcaaaaagattaaactttcattaaaatttaaatttactattcgAATTagcaataaaaatttgaatccaaatttgaacccacaatttgaagttaaaatttgaatttacaattcaAATTCCAGTTCacaacttgaatttaaatttagaactaaATTCAACTATCAAACTAATATTAGAAAGTAAACAACTTGAgcttagaaattaaaaattgaattttgaatccataattcaaactcaaatataaaattatagtttaaaattaaatatagattaatatttgaagttAAATAAttgtttgtgaaaaaaaaaagaatttctcaATCCCTTTCGGAATTAAAGTTGATTCCCTCTAAATAGGGTTTATCCCtctttaaccaaaaaaaaaaaaaaaaaagattcccACTTCCATAGGGGGAGTCATTTTGGGGGGAAATGTGCTAGCATACAATTCacaattgcactattttagcaAGGAAAAAGTCACTCTAAGGGACATTTCAATTATGCAGACCTAGGAAGTTCAATGGCGCATACAGAGGGAACCACTGCTATCGTAAGGAACAAAAGTCATTCTGCTTAAAAAACTTAGTTTACTTCCATACCTTTGACCAGCTGCTGCTTGTTTACTCTGTAAACAGGTCAACATAAAAGAGCATAGTGAGATATGAAACACACTTTTAACTACCACCTAATTGgcctccaaaaaaagaaaaaagaaaaagaaaagaaagcacaCCCAATTTTTCTCATTATTCTCTGCTAGCAATATGAGATTCCTTATGCTAATCTGCCTTCGATCAATCTCGTTCTGAGGCGTTTCAAGCAAAACCTTGTCCACTATAAAATGAAGCCCAAGTAAATATCAAGATAAATCCCACTATCTATTTTAGCAACAAAAGATTTCACTTGCACCCAGCGCACTACATCAACCGTGCAATGCCCCATGTGATGCTATCAATTCCATTTCTTCAATCCACACTACCCAATGAGTTGCAGCCTTTtcttgattaaaaatttatccTCTTTAAAAAAGAATTGGATGGCTGCATTAAAAGTGTGAGATAGATTTGGCATTTGGGAAGTGCACGGATGATGTGGTGCTTGAGTACAGGCAATAATTCTTGAGTTTTAGCATATATTCCCATGCAGATGTGAATAGAGCTAATACTCCTGCAAAATTAGTATCTGCCTGTGAAACCTTCAGAATCTTGTTTGCTTGTGCATATGCCCTTGCTGAGGGTAGCTGTGCAAAAATGCTTTTCCATATACCCATGGTCAGGGTGTGAATGCAGGTAAACAAGGTACCTAGCAGCATCCAAGCAAATACCACCTTTACAAGGGCATTACACAACTTCATATATCTGCAAGGACATACATGCAATGATAAAAATTTCTTTCATGTGTATGATGTAGTAGCTTCTCTTAGTGAATGAAAAGGTCTCACAACTACCTCTCCGTCTCTTTCGACGTAGAGCATGGGAAAACTTCTTTGGCGATTCTTCTACAAATGAGTTGGATTTCTTGGAGGTTCTCTTGCGCCTCTGATTTGATGTCTCACTTTCATCCTTTTGCTTCCTCGACTTTCTTGGgaccctcttcctcttttctgCATCTTTGCCATTAtaatcatcatcttcatcattATCATCACTAAGAACTTCATCCATTTCAGAAAGATTACATGTCCTGATATCCGAATCAACATCTGCTTTCTCTTTGGACTTCTTTCTCAAATTCCTAGATGATTTGGTAGCTCCAACTTCTTCAGCAGTTTCTGGATTTGGTTCTTCAACATTTTGGTTACCAGTATCATCAAAATCGTTAAAAAACTGATCTTTGCTGATATCATTCTGCCAAAATCAGAACCCAAGGTAACttagtaataaaattataaaaaggtGTGAGATATTTACCTATATAACCtttatatatttcaataaaaaaaactcaCAGGTCTGAAAATTCATCAATGCACTTACCAATACTTGATTTCTAATATAAATTCTGGTCGTTACAACATCCTCTTTAGAGGAACCTtctctaatataaaaaaaacttcccCAAATGAATGGGATGGCTTTCCAACTTCAAAATTAGGTAATTTGGTAAAGAAACTTCTTTCTCAAAAggtacaaaaaaatttagattttacagaGATATACGGTGATAGATGATTTTACAGGGATGCGTACATGAAAGCACCAATAAACATATCTATgataataaaacaataaaagagATTGCATGAGCTAAGAAGTTACTTCTTTGGTTGGCTTCATAACAAAGTCAGCAAACCAATCATCAGGCATAGGTGATGAATCCAGGCCATCTTCCAAATTTTCACAGGCCATTGTATCTTGGGAGGGAATATCTGTTTCAATAGGGTTGGATTGCTCAGTATAGTTTTCTGTAGGAGCTGCAGAATCATTAGCATCAGGAAGAACAAAAGACACCGatttcctttttccttctttttgctGTCGCTTAGGTTGGACCTTCTCACCATTGTTAACTGCTGAAAAATTATGTACAcattatatcaaaaaatttgcATATTAAGAGAAGATCAATTACAATGTGATCTATCCACCAGCATCTCCTTACATAAGTAATCAAAAATTCCTATTTAACAAGAAGTAATCATTCAATACCAAGTTGTCCTTGTACTCACCGCCAGTAGCATTGGGCTGTGAGGAGAAATCATCAAGTGATTCCATGTTAGCAAGCATATTAGCTCCCTGGAATAAATAACTAGAAATATGTAAGTAGAGAAGTTGAAGAATTCAGGTTAAAGAGCTTAAATCAAATTACCAGTTCATCAATTCCTTGACCAGGAAGAGCATGTGAATTATGATCGTTCTCTCTGTCCTGAGATCCATCAATAGAATCTTTTAAATTGTTTACTAGTTCTTCTGATTCCACAAGAGGTTGCTCATTCGTGTTAGTTTTTGTTGGAGAGCTACTGCTGAGATTTACTGCAGGAACGGACTCTACACACCAAGAAGAGCTTAGTGATATGAGCCACTTTTACTCCTAGGAAAGTATAGTTCAGCAGAAAAGAAAAGTGACATGTCCTGTGCAAAAATATGCAAATTGCACAAAATGATCTGGCACAtttgaggaaaaaagaaagaaatggagAGAAAAAACTACAGAGGATGATAGACAGTCCcctaaaaaaatgataagaaaaattaaagcaaGTTATCTAAATGAAATTGGTGTTACTGTGGAATAGTCCTCAAATGTACTCAAACTTCaataaaaaatgtatagaatCCACAAAGCTGTCAACCTATACAATCTTCCATTTGCAGGGCAGACTGTATACCATTTCCAGAAGAATTAACATCATTGATCCGAAAACATGTCTCCATCAAATTTACAcctaaaataattagaattttttcagCTCTTCACAAACTCAACTGGTATGATCTGAAATATGGTTCTGTTTACTCCAACTCCTATgtgaaaaattcagaaaaacaACAGACTAATCTTGACCCAGAATAGCCAGAAAACTACCACGTACCAGAGGTTCCGGCAACCTGAGAAAGAGCTCTTGCCCCAGACTCCAAGCTGAATGTTTCCAACACTTCCTGATAAATGACATTCACAAAAAGGTTTTAggaggaaagaggaagagaataTTAAATGTATTCAATAGGGTGTTTTTCATATATATCAAATATGGgaatttgcatattgcatgccCCTGAAAATTGTTCGCACCTACCAACTTTGCAGGGGTATATGCACATCCCATAATTACAGGGGTATGCATATGAAATATgctatccaaaatatttaaatcatctTACCTGAGCTTCTGATTTATCATGGTGCATCTGCATATCAACATCACCCTCGTAAACTTGTCGAACATCATGAGACGCCTCAGTGTGGACAAGTGATTCTTCATTTTTGTTTGGGGCTCCTTGGTCTATGTAAAATTCAGAGGGAATGGCTTCCATTTCAGATCAGCAGAGAAGGAAAGAAGTTATAAACAAGAAATATATTCCCGCAGAATCATGTAATTATTATGTGCATCCTCACAAAATCTGATTAAAGTTCTTTCATCTATGCCCCTGTACTTAATAAAATACAAGAAAAACTTTTATAATATTCCTCAATGATTAGCCAACTCACGAATAAGGCAATTTAGTAAGAAACTGCAATTTCAAGGAACAGACATTAAAAATTGTGAATTGTGGCGTTGAACATGTAATTGCATAATTCTGCAGGGGTATATCCgttaaggaagaaaaaaaaaaaagatgctgATGCTAGAAGCAATAGTATAAGGGTGACAAGGTCCCACCTGCTGAGGAAGGACTTACGGGATCAACATTAGAGTCCAGCCCAACAGGCATACCTGCATCCtgaaaataagtaaataacaaTGAATCACTGTAAGATAACATACGAACCTCCTAAATACAAATAAATGCTTCGTTTTTACCTCTCCCGAGCTTCCTTTATGTGGCTCCAAAACCTGTTCCTTCTGCTTAACATTGGAATCATGCGACTGAGGCTTTTGGGTGCTAGAAGAAGTACTGGCGGAAGCAGCAGTTTCAGAGGGTTTGGTTGCCGCTTTGGCGGTTTTAGCACGCACCTTCGGACGGAATTTACCCACATTTTTCTCTGCTAACAGAGAAAGCAATGAGCTTTACCTTTCAAAGGACAGGGTAAAGTCTAATAAATCTTCAACTAAATTCTTATTACCAGTGTTTTCTTTTGGTTCGAGAAAAATATCGTCGAGAAAATCCAATTCAGCAACCATGCTCTCTGCATAAAGGGAAAGCACAGAGAAAATGAATAATCTCGGCACTACAAACCCAGGAAATATTCATACGTTCAATATATAGCATGATTAACAGTAGCTCATGTATCAGAGTACTCCTGCTTTGGTCTCTTTCGAGAAATCCATTGCTAGATAATGCAGCAGTTAATAAGAATTGGCTTTAACAGCAATTAAGAGAAAAAGAACGGAACTTTCCAAGTCGATAAAATGCAAGaataattccaaaaaaaaaaaaattgttttaggGTGACAACCTAGTTTGTTAAAACATGCAATACCAGCAGATTAAagttctaaaattttcaataggAAAAATGCTATGCCTCCAGAATCGCACGCATACATGGATTCGAATACCCTCCTACTGCCTAAATCAATGTGGACGCAAGCTATTCATTCTTATCGGCGTGAATCACACAACAGCCCCTTGAATCTCGCGAATTCCACCATTTTACGTGCACATTCTAACTAATATATAACTATGTCGCAACCTAAGAATCTTAACCTATTTATGTAATCCGACTTGTTGAACACAACAAGTATTTGTCTCTGAACACACCAAAAAGTGAAAACCTACATACATGTGAGCAGAGCACTGCAATTACAACATCACGCATAGCAAACATAAATCCCTTTTCCCAATCGTAGCTTCCGTAAACAGTACCAAAACAGTACTCTTCGTGTTCGAACTTTGAACCCcacaacagagagagagagagagagagagagagagataccgGAGGAGGGTGATCGGAGGCCGATTGCGGCGGCGCAGCCACTCGacaccgcggcggcggcggaggagagagcGAGGGATGcggggaaggagagagagagggatgcgagagagagagagagagagagggaatagGGCAAAGGCGagggtttgagagagagagagagagagagaggggagagggggagagtcGAAGTAGGATTTGATTTAATGAATGGTTTAATTGTGATTTGTGGTAATCTAATTAcaaattagttttaatttagtGGTTAGTGTAATTTTGTGGAACGTCACATGTCGCTGGTTCAAACCTTCAAGGTAACACatatcaattaatatatatatatttacagttacataataaattaacatagccctaaattttaattttttaaaattgttaaattattttttgtttaaaattaaaattttaattttttaaattaattaatatatatacataataaattaGCATAgccctaatttttaattttttaaaattgttaaattattttttgtttaagattaaaattttaattttttaaaattgttaaattattttttgtttaaaattactgaatttgatgaaataaattgataaatttaatgagatctttaattttattaaaattttcgctaaaattacttaattttgaAAACTCACTTTGGGTGAGTGTTCGGGCTGGGCTTCGAGTTGGGCTAGAGCCTTTTTTTTCGTTATATTTAACTATTTCGGATTTTAATTTGGAGTGAGTGGGCTGGGCCGCGAGGCCCATGagtttgagaaaaaaagaattaaaaaaaaaaaagaaaattcaatatCTCATATCCCTTACTATAGCGCAATTACAAATCGTCATCCAAACTTTACaaagttaaataaatttaaaatgagCATTCGAAGGAAAGAGGAGCATTCGAATCAGGTGGTTAATTGACACATTTACAAAGTTTGTGTAATTTATGCCAAATTACAAAGTTAGTTATCGAGACAAATTACGAAGTTTACGCAgtttacttcaaaaaaaaattataaatatggtCGACCCTGACACGATCATGAAGTTTATACAGtttacttcaaaaaaaattaattttgaggcCTGATCAGACACAATGAATCTTGTCGACCCTAACACGGTCAGCTATAATTAGGGCTAGACAAGTCGGGTTTAGTTAATCAAGACAAAGTTTATTTCAAAACCTTTTTGAGGCCTGATCTGGCACAATGAATTTGGTCGACCCTGACACGATCAGCTATAATTAGGGCCAGACAAGTCAGGCTTAGTCAATTGAGACAAGTATGAAGTTTATGCAGTTTACTTCAGAAACCTTTTAAGGCATGATCTGACACAATGAATATGTTCGACTCTAACACGATCGGTTATGATTACGGTAGAACAAGTCGTGCTTAGTTTGCTCAAGGTCTATAAAAAGGTGCTATTTGAGTGCCATGCAACCTCACTACTTTGAAGTGCTCATCTTTACtataattaatcataatcaCTTTGAATCCACCATCATCTTTGCAACATCTTCTCTAATCAACTATTAATTATATAGGCTTCACTTGGTTGCTTTTTGCAAAAGCATGTACTTCCATTGCTTTCTAAAGTCAAATGACATTATAAGGTGATGCATGCAAGGAGATAAGCTTTTTATGCTCTCTTTGATTTAATTATAATGAAGATAAAGTGCACCACTAATATAAGCTAAGAGCCACCTATGCCCCCCCCCCCAACAAAGGTTCTCTACCatgcaattaattaactttgttGTTGCTTaagctattttgattttttttttttttttacactggtcctgttttgcaatttttttttaaaaaaaaagggggaaaatcTTAAGTTTCTATCTATGACATTCTAAGACTTGGGAGTGGTTCCACATCGGATAGCTACGGTTAGTTGTCGAGGTATATAAGACTGAATAGGCTAAACTTAATAAGTGTACTTAAAAGTGTTTTAAACATGTGGATTTGGTCTATAACAAGTTATTGGGTGTAAGATACGCAGTTCATCAAGTATCAGGCTTTGTGACGGGTTGCTCTTTGCAAATCGGATCGTAACTTCACTATGGCGAGaagcaaataaatttataagccTCAAAAGAGAAATACTGATAGGATCGTTCTGCTAATTCTGCGAGATTGAGAAGTTGTTGGGATGAATCTAATatagtgatattttttttttatccctttaGCTGAcgtattaataaattttaattagagcttctacttttaaatttgaattttgaaagcTCATTAATCTTGTTCAAGTTACTGAAGAAAGTGTTATACATATGAAAATCCTCaaacttaattttatttgttttattaaattttttttaaaaaaaaaaactatattgaAACTTCTACTTCTTGAACTTAAAATTCGGTTTTAGCGTCATTTCGCAGAGAAAAATCtacagttttttctttttgcgaAATACTTTCTTACTGGTAAtcatagtaaaaaataaaataaaaataacgcaaaattagaaatagaaaaaaggaGTTAAAGAGACAATTAGGACTTGCTTGGTATTGATGCTCCTCTAAAATT encodes:
- the LOC109716422 gene encoding transcription factor TFIIIB component B'' homolog; this translates as MVAELDFLDDIFLEPKENTEKNVGKFRPKVRAKTAKAATKPSETAASASTSSSTQKPQSHDSNVKQKEQVLEPHKGSSGEDAGMPVGLDSNVDPVSPSSADQGAPNKNEESLVHTEASHDVRQVYEGDVDMQMHHDKSEAQEVLETFSLESGARALSQVAGTSGVNLMETCFRINDVNSSGNESVPAVNLSSSSPTKTNTNEQPLVESEELVNNLKDSIDGSQDRENDHNSHALPGQGIDELGANMLANMESLDDFSSQPNATGAVNNGEKVQPKRQQKEGKRKSVSFVLPDANDSAAPTENYTEQSNPIETDIPSQDTMACENLEDGLDSSPMPDDWFADFVMKPTKENDISKDQFFNDFDDTGNQNVEEPNPETAEEVGATKSSRNLRKKSKEKADVDSDIRTCNLSEMDEVLSDDNDEDDDYNGKDAEKRKRVPRKSRKQKDESETSNQRRKRTSKKSNSFVEESPKKFSHALRRKRRRVDKVLLETPQNEIDRRQISIRNLILLAENNEKNWSKQAAAGQSVYRRKNPDDFDFFGGEEENHDNEENGGAQPSSTKLNYHSYMNRAKSKRWSKLETEMFYKAIQQFGTDFEMILQLFPGRTRHELKAKYKNEERKHPLEVRDALIYRSKDHSHYEELIQKLQIQPEENPQRDTTANQETESQDGISENVEDWFEEFTKKTEQEEANEWEDRENRPMSSNDEKNEAQTPAEVDDFDTAFDSDIRDVEKDFFEGF